In Candidatus Ozemobacteraceae bacterium, the genomic stretch TCACGGTAGCCTTCACGTCGGTGAAGAGCTTCACGGTGACTTCGTGTTCGCCGAGCTCCTTGATGTGCTCGACGACGACGCTGCGCTTGTCGAGCTGCATGTCGATCTTCTTGCCGATCAGCTCGGCGATCTCGGTGTTGGTGACGGAGCCGAACAAGCGGCCCTTCTCACCTGACTTGCGGGTGATCTTGATGGTGAGACCGTCGATCTTCTTGGCGACCGCCTGGGCCTCTTCCTTTTCCTTTACTTCCTGGCGCTTCCAGGAGTGCTTGAGCATCTCGAGGTTCTTCATGGTGCCCGGGGTGACCGGCACGGCCAGGTTGCGGGGGAACAGGAAGTTGCGGGCATACCCTTCGGCGACGCGCTTGGTCTCGCCGCGCTTGCCGACGCTTCCGACGTTCTGGATCAACAGGACTTGCATGGTAATTCCTCCTCAGAATTGATCGAAGAATGACGACTCTCCGTCGTCGTTGTTCACTTTTTTGGGCGGTGGGGCCCGGAAATCGAGCCACACGTCGGCGATGCCGGCCCAGACGAGCAACTGGGTCATCAGCAGGGCCAGGATCGACAGGCCGAACCGGTTCGGCGTGCTGATCTCATTTTTCTCGAAGAAGTAGAACAGCAGGGACATCCCGACGATGAAGTACAGGATCTTGCTGACGGCGATGCAGTTCGCGCCAATCACCCGGACGATGTGCCGGATCTCGATCTGAACGATCCCGTCGGCGCCGTTGTAGAGCAGCCAGCCGGCGAGGAACATCCAGATCAGCCTCCAGTCAAACCGCCAGCTTGAGAAGGCGGGAAGCGGCTGCACCACCAGCCCGTGCCTCGGGGCCGCCATCGACATGCCCAGATACATGACCGTCAGGGAGAACAGGTGCCAGCCGAAGAAAAAGGTCACCGGAACCAGCAGCGCGACGAACTCCATCCAGTCGCGGAACTGGCGCATCACCGCTTCCGTCGCCTCGGCGGCCTCGGCCGCTTCGGTCAAGCCGATGACGGAGGTATCGGAACCGGGGACGACCGCGGTTTCGCTTGGTGCAGCGCTCTTCGCGGAGACGTCGTCGCCGGGCGTTTTCCCGGGAGTCGTCGCGGCGGGTTTCGATACGACGCTCCGGGTGTTGAGCTTGCGCACCTGCTCTTCGAGGACTTTCGCCTGGCTCTCGAACACGCTTCTCAGCTTCCAGACACGGACGCCCGCATCGCCGAACAGCGGGGAAACACTCCAGAGACAGAAGGAAAACAGCATCGCGCCGGCAAGCGAGACCCCAATCGCCCGCAGGGCGGGCGTTCCCTGCGCCATGGCGCGCGCCAGCAGGCCCGCAGGAAGCAGCAGGGCCGGAACGAACAGGATTCCCGCCGCCGGGCCGCCGTAGGCCGTCAGCCCGGCGATCGTCAAACCGGCATACAGGACGAACCAGTCGCCGCCCCACGCCAGCCCGGCGAATACGGCAGGCACGCCGGCCGCCGCCATCAGCAGCGTAGTGAACAGCGGGGTGTGTAGAGAGACGAACAGCGTCACCAGCGTGAGAGCCGCCATGAGGGCGGTCCCAGCGGGACGCTGTTCGACGATCTTGTTCATGATGCGCAGCTCTTGTCGGGCATCGGCCGCGGTAAGGAAGCGTCCCTTCCGCGGCCGCCCGCGCCTCAGGCGGCGATGAAGGGCAGCAGGGCGATGTTACGGGCGCGCTTGATGGCGCCGGTCAGCATGCGCTGATGCTCGCTGCAGGTGCCGGTGGTGCGGCGGCTGACGATCTTGCCGCGATCGTTGATGAAGCGGCGAAGTTTGTTGGTGTCTTTATAATCGATGAACGTCGACTTGTCCTTGCAGAACTGGCACACCTTCCGGTGGCGGGGACGACGCATTTCGCGAGGGGAATCGTTTTCGGCCATGATACCTATATCCTCCAGAATTTTTCAAACAGACCGGGCCATGCCCGGCACGGAATTCGAATCGGATCAGAAGGGCACTTCGTCGCCGCCGGGAGCCGGATAATCGGCATCGCCGCCGCCGTAGTCGGGCGCCACGTCGCCGCCCTCGTCGGGGCCGCGGCCGGCACCGCCGGGACCGCCGGCGCCGCCGAGGAACTGGACGCTGTCGGCGATGATCTCGGTCACGGTGCGCTTCTGCTTGTCCTGGGTCTCGTAGGTGCGATTCTGCAGGCGCCCCTCGACGAAGACCGGCCGGCCTTTCGTGAGGAACTTGCTGCAGTTTTCACCCGACTTGCCCCAGACGACGATGTTGAAGTAGTTGACTTCCTTCTTCATTTCGCCGTCGCCGCCTTTGAACTGGCGGTTCACGGCAATCGCGAACTTTGCGACGGCCGTTCCCTGAGGGGTGTATTTCAACTCGGGGTCACGAGTGAGGTTCCCCATCAGGAACACTTTGTTGAGATTAGCGGCCATGCGCGTCGTTCTCGATTACTGGGGGCGGGCGGTGGTCATGAAGCGCAGGATGTTCTGATTGATCAGATAGAAGCGCTCCAGTTCGCGGAGAACGTCGCCGGTGCCCTTGAAGTCGATGAGGACGTAGTAGCCCTCATTGTGCTTCTCGACGGGATACGCGAGCATGCGCTTGCCCCAGCGGTTGACCTTCTCGACCTGGCCGCCGTAGCGGGTGATGGCGCCCTCGATCTTCGCAACGACAGCGTCGACGGCGTCCTCGGCAATGTTGGGTTCGGTGAAAAACAGGGTTTCGTAAGGTTTCACAGGGTCGTAATGACCTCCCTCCGGATGAATGAACATTCAGCCCCCGGCCTGACCCGGACGCGGGAGCAGGGAATGGTACCCTGCAGGATAACATGAATCGAATGCCGTTTCAAGTCCCGCTCACGGAAAACAGCGAGGCGGTTCACTCAATCGTCTCCAGGGGCTCGACGGGCGCGCCGTCGCTCCAGGTTCCGGTCGCGCGTGAAGCGGGAGTTCGCAGCAGCGCGTCGTCGCGGCTTCCGCCGTGGAACGCCGCGTCGATCAACCGGTCGAGGCACCGCCACGTCACCCACCAGTCGAGCGCGTCGGGCTGCCGGGCGGCATTTCGTTCGAGTCCGGGCGCCCCGAGCAGTTTCTCGAACACTTTTCCGGCCAGTCGCTTCAGCCTCGGAAAACGCGTCGGAGCACTCGGCTGGCCCGTCGCGCCGTCTATATCATACGATACATCTGCTGCCAGCGGGAAAAAGTGATCGGCGACCATCGGGGGCTCCCCGTGCCGATCAGACCGCACGAGCGCGATCACGTTGTCAGCCGAAGCGACGCCGGTCGCCCGGTCGTGGAACACGCGGCCCCGCTCGAGCGTCACGCGCCGGTCCTCGTCGCCGATCAGCGTCAGCAGCATCGTGCCGGACGGAATCTGCGCCAGGTCCTCGATGAGGCTCTTCGGCCGCAGATGGAGCCGGTTCGCCGACTCGCTGTCCACCGCATCGGCGCCCTCGACGCTCAGGACGGCGAGCGGCTTCGGCAATCCTTCGCGGGCGGCCACCGCGGCGAGATTCATCGCCATGCAGCCGCCCAGGGAATGGCCGGCCAGCACCATCCCTTCGGGGCGCGGCCTGGCGCGGCCCGGCTTTTCGAGTTCGGCAAGCGCACGTTTCAGGGCCGCGACGGCATGCGGCACCGGCTCGCGCACCTGCATCCGGCCCGTCTGGTAAACGAGCCAGACGACGATGTTCCCGCGTCGGGCGAGATGCTCGATCCAGGCGCCCTGCCCTCTCGGATTGATCCCCAGCCACCCGTGCAGGAGAACCACGAGCGGCGCCGATGCGGGAACCGGGTCGGCCGGCGTGACGAGAAGAAACGCCTCTTCCCCGGCACCCTGCCAGAGGCGCTCCGTCCGCGCGTGGGGATAGACCGGCGCGCCCGGCCCCGACATCGGCGGCCCCGGAGGAAG encodes the following:
- the rplI gene encoding 50S ribosomal protein L9 → MQVLLIQNVGSVGKRGETKRVAEGYARNFLFPRNLAVPVTPGTMKNLEMLKHSWKRQEVKEKEEAQAVAKKIDGLTIKITRKSGEKGRLFGSVTNTEIAELIGKKIDMQLDKRSVVVEHIKELGEHEVTVKLFTDVKATVKLVVLPEEAAEVTA
- a CDS encoding DUF2232 domain-containing protein, which encodes MNKIVEQRPAGTALMAALTLVTLFVSLHTPLFTTLLMAAAGVPAVFAGLAWGGDWFVLYAGLTIAGLTAYGGPAAGILFVPALLLPAGLLARAMAQGTPALRAIGVSLAGAMLFSFCLWSVSPLFGDAGVRVWKLRSVFESQAKVLEEQVRKLNTRSVVSKPAATTPGKTPGDDVSAKSAAPSETAVVPGSDTSVIGLTEAAEAAEATEAVMRQFRDWMEFVALLVPVTFFFGWHLFSLTVMYLGMSMAAPRHGLVVQPLPAFSSWRFDWRLIWMFLAGWLLYNGADGIVQIEIRHIVRVIGANCIAVSKILYFIVGMSLLFYFFEKNEISTPNRFGLSILALLMTQLLVWAGIADVWLDFRAPPPKKVNNDDGESSFFDQF
- the rpsR gene encoding 30S ribosomal protein S18, which gives rise to MAENDSPREMRRPRHRKVCQFCKDKSTFIDYKDTNKLRRFINDRGKIVSRRTTGTCSEHQRMLTGAIKRARNIALLPFIAA
- the ssb gene encoding single-stranded DNA-binding protein, with amino-acid sequence MAANLNKVFLMGNLTRDPELKYTPQGTAVAKFAIAVNRQFKGGDGEMKKEVNYFNIVVWGKSGENCSKFLTKGRPVFVEGRLQNRTYETQDKQKRTVTEIIADSVQFLGGAGGPGGAGRGPDEGGDVAPDYGGGDADYPAPGGDEVPF
- the rpsF gene encoding 30S ribosomal protein S6 — translated: MKPYETLFFTEPNIAEDAVDAVVAKIEGAITRYGGQVEKVNRWGKRMLAYPVEKHNEGYYVLIDFKGTGDVLRELERFYLINQNILRFMTTARPQ
- a CDS encoding alpha/beta hydrolase fold domain-containing protein produces the protein MVLVASFCLLGSICPGETVEGPERKPLPPGPPMSGPGAPVYPHARTERLWQGAGEEAFLLVTPADPVPASAPLVVLLHGWLGINPRGQGAWIEHLARRGNIVVWLVYQTGRMQVREPVPHAVAALKRALAELEKPGRARPRPEGMVLAGHSLGGCMAMNLAAVAAREGLPKPLAVLSVEGADAVDSESANRLHLRPKSLIEDLAQIPSGTMLLTLIGDEDRRVTLERGRVFHDRATGVASADNVIALVRSDRHGEPPMVADHFFPLAADVSYDIDGATGQPSAPTRFPRLKRLAGKVFEKLLGAPGLERNAARQPDALDWWVTWRCLDRLIDAAFHGGSRDDALLRTPASRATGTWSDGAPVEPLETIE